The Meiothermus sp. CFH 77666 DNA window AGTGACCACAAAAAAGTCGGGATGATCTACCTGGTCACGTCCTTCGTGGCCTTCGGGCTTTCCGGTCTGATGGCGGTGGCCATTCGCTGGCAGCTGGCGGGCCCCGAGCAGCAGTTCCTGGTGGGCGATGCCTACAACCAGGTACTCACCCTGCACGGGGCTACCATGCTCTTCTTCTTTATCATCCCCGCGGGCTTGGCGGGTTTTGGCAACTTCATCCTGCCCCTCATGCTGGGGGAGCGGGACGTAGCCCTGCCGCGTGTTAACGCCTTCGCGGCATGGCTCTTCGTTTTCTCGGCGGTGCTGATTTATGCCTCGCTCTTCTTTGGCGGGGCGCCGGACGTGGGCTGGACTTTCTACTACCCCTTCTCGCGCACTACGGGCCTGGGCACCGACTTCTTCATGATGGGCGTGCTCTTAGTGGGGCTCTCGAGCCTCCTGGGCTCGGCCAACTTCGCTGCTACGGTCTACAACCTGCGGGCCAAGGGCATGGGCCTGTGGAAGATGCCCATCTTCGTCTGGGGCATCTTTGCGACCTCCATGCTCTCGCTTTTTGCCCTGGCCGGTATTACCGCAGCCAGCCTGACGGTCTTGCTCTCGCGCAAGCTGGGCCTCAGCTTGTTTGATCCCACCATTGGTGGCGACCCGGTGCTATACCAGCAGTTCTTCTGGTTCTATTCGCACCCGGCGGTGTACATCATGCTGCTCCCCTACCTGGGTATTGCCGCCGAAGTGGCCTCGACCTTCTCGCGCAAGCCGGTGTTTGGTTATCGTTTCATGGTGTTTGCCCTGGTGGGCATTGCGGTGGTGGGCTTTTTGGTCTGGGCGCACCACATGTTCACGGTGGGTGAGAGCCTCCTGTTCCAGCTGGTGTTTGTCTTCTTTACGGTGCTGGTAGCGGTGCCGACCGGGGTGAAGATCTTCAACCTGCTGGGCACTTTGTGGGGCGGCCAACTGGACTTCAAAACGCCCATGCTCTTCGTGATGGGCTTCATGTTTAACTTCCTGCTGGGCGGCATTACCGGGGTGATGCTGGCGGTGGTGCCCTTCGACTACCAGGTGCAGGACAGTTACTTTGTAGTGGCCCACTTTCACAACGTGCTGATGGCGGGCTCGGGCTTCCTGGCCTTTGCCGGGCTTTACTACTGGTGGCCCAAGATTACCGGGCGCATGTACCCCGAGTTCTGGGGCAAGATGCACTTCTGGCTCTTCCTGGTGGGCTACCTGCTAACCTTCATGCCCCAGTACGTGCTGGGCTTCCTGGGGATGCCCCGCCGCTACTACACCTACCCGGATGGGCTCTACCTGTGGAATGAGCTGAACTTCGCTTCCACCGTGGGGGCGGTGATTCTGGCCCTGGGGGGTATTGCCTGGATGATTGCGGTGATCCAGAGCTTCCGCCAGAACGTCAAGGCCCCCGACAACCCCTGGGGCGGGTATACCCTCGAGTGGGCCACCTCCTCGCCCCCGCCTTCCTACAACTTTGCGGTGCAGTTCCCCACGGTGTTCAAGTCTGAGCGGCCCCTCTACGACTGGGAAAAAGAAGGCCTGAAGCCCACCCCGGTAGACCCCGCTACCATTCACCTGCCGGCCCCTACCATCTGGCCGTTCATGACTGCAGTGGGGCTCTTGATCTCCGGTATTGGGGTCTCGCTGGCCCCCGACCTGGGCAACGCTCCGGTGGGTGGGGTGCCTGGCTGGGGTGGCTGGCTGGCGGTGGGGTTGGTGGTGTTTTTCTATAGCCTCTTTAGGTGGGCTTTGCGCAAGGAGTACGATCACCCAGTAGTCCACCACACTGTTACGGGCAAGTCGAATGCCTGGGTGGGGATGGCTTGGTTCATCGTCTCGGAAATTGCCTTATTCGGCATTCTGATAGCGGGTTACCTCTACCTACGTCTGACCGGGGCTGCGCTGCCGCCCGAGGAGCACCGTCCGGCCCTGTGGCTGGCCCTTCTGAACACCTTCTTCCTAGTGGCCAGCTCGTTCACGGTGCACTACGCGCACCATGATCTACGTACTAACAAGTTCTCGCCCTTCAAGCTCGGGATGCTCATCAGCATCCTGTTAGGGGTGGTCTTCTTCCTCTTCCAGATTTGGGAATTCGCCATTGCCTCGAGCCACTATGTTGAAGCGCTGAATGCTGCTGGGCAGTCCGAAGCTGCCCAAAAGGCTGCGCTCTGGTTTACCGCCTTCTTCCTGATCGTGGGGCTGCACGGAGCGCACGTGGTTATTGGGGGCACCGGGCTCACCCTGGCCTATGCTCAGGGTCTGGCAGGCAAAATCAACAACCACGAGCAGGGTACCCTCGAGGGCTCCTCGATGTACTGGCACCTGGTGGATGCGGTGTGGCTTTTCATCGTGACCATCTTCTATATCTGGTAACAAATGGAGCTCGTGGGCCGGCGCCTGCCCGGCCCTCGGCCCTTTTTAGGGCTGCTCACGCTATAGACAACAGTGGGCCCTTTGCCTATAATCTCTAAGGCTGTAGGAAGCTCTCTGCTCCACAGGCTGCAAAACCGGACCGCTAGCTCAGTTGGTAGAGCAACCGACTTTTAATCGGTTGGTCACAGGTTCAAGTCCTGTGCGGTCCACCAAAAATCCCCCGGGGAAATCCGGGGGATTGGCTTTACGAACCGGCAAGCCTGTGCTACCCTGATGAACGGTCTTGTTGGCGGGCCCATTCCCGCAACGCCAAAAACCCCACGGCCCCATCGTCTAGTGGCCTAGGACGCCGCCCTCTCACGGCGGTAACAGGGGTTCGAATCCCCTTGGGGTCACCACACGGGCGACTAACTCAGCTGGTAGAGTGCATCCCTTACAAGGATGAAGTCGGGGGTTCGAGTCCCTCGTCGCCCACCAAATCCAAAACGCCAAAACCCCTTTATGCAGTTTTCGCATAAGGGGGTTTTTGGTGTAGCAACTAAAGATTCGCTCAACGCCAAGGTTAAGTTTTGCTGACGCAGGCTTCATGGCAGGGCGCTTCTGGTTTCCTACCCTGGGTTCAGGAGGAACGAGATGAAGCGACTGATTGCAAGCATGATGGGGCTGCTGGGCCTGATGGCCTCTGCGGCGCCGGTGCTGAGCCCCCAGGGCATCATTGTCAACCCGGTGCCCACCGACCTGGACGTGCAGACCTGGCTCGACCGCGACCCTTCGGGGTTGGGCAACGCTACCTACTTCTTCGGCGACAAAATCAAAATTTACACCCGCGTCAACCAGAACGCCTATGTCTACCTGTTCAACATCAACGCCGACGGCCAGATTGACCTGATCCTGCCCAACGCCTTCAACCAGAACAACTACCTGCGTGCGGGCGAGACTCGGTTTTTCCCCGAGCCGGGGGCCCGCTACGAGTTCACCATCAGCGGGCCTGCGGGCATAGACCAGGTACTGGCGGTGGCCAGCCGCACGCCGCTCTCGCTCGCGCAGATTGCTGACATCCGCAGCGGGCAGATGCGGGTGCAGGGGGCCAGCAACCTGGCCCGGGCCCTCTCGATTGTGGTCACCCCGCTGCCCGACCGCGACTGGGTGAGCGATGTGGTGCGCTACAACGTGCAGCCCCGCTGGGCCAGCAATCCCGAGCCGCCGGTGGCGGTAGTGCCCAGGCCGCCCATCTTCTTTATCACCCCCATGCCGGGCTACGGGGTGCTGTGGGAAGACCGCGAGGACACCGAGTACCGCGTGGCCTACCGGGGGGGCGATGTGGAGCAGATTTTTAGCTACTACCACCGCGACCTGCTCTCGAAGGGCTGGGTGAAGGTGAACTTCAAGTCCAAGGGGGGCAAGAAGAACCTGGCCTACCAGGCAGAGTACCGACGGGGTGGGGACAAGCTCGAGGTGAGCGTAAGCCCCAGAGGCGGCGAGATGATTGTCAAGCTGGAGTGGGGTAAGTAAGTCCCCCACCCCCTCTCCCCCCGCTGGAGGCGCGGGGGGCCTTGTTATAATGGGAGCCATGCGCTCCTGTCGCGTTTCCCACCAATACGACGCACGCGGTGCGTCGTATTGTAGTCGGTACGGCAAAAACCGCCGCACCGACTATTCATGGGAACCGCTCTGGCTCGATATTCAGACCAAATTATTGCGCTTTGCCAGGGCCATTATTGCTGCCGGTAAATAAAACCCCAACCGCCCTCGTACAGTCGAAGCCTGGCTGTACCGACCTGGTTTGTTGACTCAAAACACCCAGCCCAATCGCCCAAGGAGCACCCATGAAGAAACTGGAAGTTCACCCCGATATTGCCCAGGCCGCCACCCTGCCCTCGAGCTTCTACAAAGACCCCGCCATTTACGAGGAAACCAAAGAGAAGGTCTTTGCCCGGAGCTGGCAGTGGGTGGGCGACACCGACGACCTGAAGGCCCCCGGCACGGTCAAGCCCTTCATCCTGCTGGAGGGCTGCCTGGACGAGCCCCTGGTACTGACCCGTGATTTTGACGACCAACTGCACCTGCTCTCCAATGTGTGCACCCACCGGGGGATGCTGGTGGCCGAGACCGGCGACAACGCCCGCTACCTGCGCTGCCGCTACCACGGGCGGCGCTTTGGCCTGGATGGCTGCTTTCAGGCCATGCCGGAGTTCGAGGGCGTGCAGGGCTTTCCCAGCCCCCAGGACGACCTGCCCAGGGTGGCCTTCGAGACCTGGGGCCAGGAGAAGTTTTTACTTGCCAGCTTGAACCCTGCGGTTTCGCTGCAAGAGGTGCTGCGGCCCATCCAGGAGCGCGTCGGCTGGATGCCCTTCCGGCAGTTTTACTTCGAGCCGGCTCGCGCGCGGGACTACCTGGTGCGGGCCAACTGGGCGCTTTACTGCGACAACTACCTCGAGGGCTTCCACATCCCCTTCATCCACGCCTCGCTCAACACGGCCATTGACTACGGCAGTTACACCACCGAGGTCTACGACTGGTGCAACCTGCAACTGGGGATTGCGGCCCCCGGCGAGCCTGGCTTTGATCTGCCCAAAGACTCCCCCGACTACGGCAAGCGCATTGCCGCCTACTACTACTGGGTCTTCCCCAACCTGATGCTCAACTTTTACCCCTGGGGCCTTTCGGTCAATGTGGTGCGCCCGTTGGGGCCCGAGCTGACCAAGGTCTCGTTTTTGCCCTATATCTGGGACGCCGGCAAGCTCGAGGCGGGGGCTGGGGCTGCGCTCGACCGGGTGGAGCGGGAAGACGAAGTGGTGGTGGAGGCTGTGCAGAAGGGAGTCAAGTCGCGCTTCTACGACCGGGGCCGCTTCAGCGTGGCGCGGGAGCAGGGGGTGCATCATTTTCACCGGCTGCTGGCGGAGGCGCTGGGGTAGATGAGGGGTCTATAGTCTATAGCCGATGGCCAAAAGCTGAAAGCCGAAGGCTAAAGACACGGGTGAGGTAACAAACAAGCGCTTTGGTGATCTGGGTCGCTTCATCCTTTGGCGCTGAACCCTCGACCCTGGACTTGCGACTGACCCAGGGCTGGTAGGATGGAGAACATGGATTGGGCGATTCCGCAGTCACTACGGTATAGCCTTCGGTACGCCGGACACTCGGCAGGGGAGCAGCGCCTGACCGTGGAGCCGCGCCGGGATGGGCTGCGCCTGACCCTGGAAGCCAATGTGGAGCTTCCGCCGCCCAAAACCCGTCAGCGCTGGGAGAGCGAGGTAGACCGCGAGGGCCTGCCCCGCCGCTACCGCGAGCGGGTGGAGGGCAACGGGGCCCGGGTAATGGAGGTAGATTTTTCCCGCGAAGACGGCCTGGTAACGGTGAGCCAGGGCAGGGACGACTTTGCCATTCCCTATCTGGCCGATATGTACGACCCGCTCTCGCTCATTCTGGCGGTGGGGAGGCTCAACCTCGAGGTGGGGGGGGTCGAAAAATTCGCCCTGGTGGGCGGCAGGGCCTATGTCGAACGCCTGCCCGACCAGGCCCTCGAGGTGGACACCGGAGGCGAGAAAACCCTTCGCAATATGCGCGTTTACCGCCTGCGCCCCGGCCTGAGCCTGCTTTACTTCGACGAGGACGGCTATCCGGTGCGCCTTACCCAGAAGGTAGGGGAGCATGTGTTCGAGGCCGAGCTGGTGCAGGTGGAGCGCCTCGAGGCCGGGCAACGTTTGCAGCCTCTAGAGCGACGTTCGGAGCCGGGTTCACGCGCCAACGCCCAGCGCAACGCAGGCCGCCCCCGCGTGGCGGCCCCGGAGCCTGGCAAGCCCAGGGTGGTTGCTGGTGAGCCCCCCAAAGAGCGCGAAGGGGAGAGCTCCAACCGCCGTCGTCGCCGCCGCAGACGGTATAACTAGGGGGAGCCGAAAGCCGAAGGCCAAAAACGCAAACGCAGATAACCAATCCCAAAGAGCCGATAGTCTATGGTCAATGGCCGATGGCAAGAAAAAGTTCCCGTCTCTTGCGCTAGACCGTTGACTCTTGACCCAAAACCTTTTGACCTGCGACCTGTGACCTTAATTGTGCTGCCAAAGGGTCTTATTTATGATCAAAACCCCAGAGCAAATCCGTGGGCACTTCAAAAACCGCCGCATGACGGTGGAGTATGGCGATGCGCTGGAAACAGTGCGGCATATTTTGCACCAGGTTGAACAGGAAGGCGATGCCGCCTTGCACCGCATTAGCCAGGAAATAGATGGGCATCCGGTAGAGGAGATTCCCAAGCGGGTCTGGCGGGAGGCCTACGAGAGCCTGGATGCCGACCTGCGGGATGCCCTCGAGACCGCCAGGGAGCGCATTGAAGCCTTCTACCGGCGCGAGCCGATGGGGGGTTTTCTGGAGGCCGGGCCGGAGGGGGTGCTGGGCCAACTGGTGCGCCCACTGGATCGGGTTGGGGTGTATGTGCCGGGAGGGTCGGCCCCACTGCTCTCCACCGTGCTGATGACGGCTGTGCCGGCCAAGGTTGCGGGGGTGGGCGAAATTGTGGTGGCCACGCCGCCCAGGGTGCACCCCGGCATACTGGCTGCCGCCTGGGTAGCGGGGGCCGACCGCTTGTTTGGCATGGGCGGGGCGCAGGCTATTGCCGCGCTGGCCTACGGCACCGAGACGGTGCCCAGGGTGGACAAAATCA harbors:
- a CDS encoding cbb3-type cytochrome c oxidase subunit I; this translates as MSFWALVWDLLTTSDHKKVGMIYLVTSFVAFGLSGLMAVAIRWQLAGPEQQFLVGDAYNQVLTLHGATMLFFFIIPAGLAGFGNFILPLMLGERDVALPRVNAFAAWLFVFSAVLIYASLFFGGAPDVGWTFYYPFSRTTGLGTDFFMMGVLLVGLSSLLGSANFAATVYNLRAKGMGLWKMPIFVWGIFATSMLSLFALAGITAASLTVLLSRKLGLSLFDPTIGGDPVLYQQFFWFYSHPAVYIMLLPYLGIAAEVASTFSRKPVFGYRFMVFALVGIAVVGFLVWAHHMFTVGESLLFQLVFVFFTVLVAVPTGVKIFNLLGTLWGGQLDFKTPMLFVMGFMFNFLLGGITGVMLAVVPFDYQVQDSYFVVAHFHNVLMAGSGFLAFAGLYYWWPKITGRMYPEFWGKMHFWLFLVGYLLTFMPQYVLGFLGMPRRYYTYPDGLYLWNELNFASTVGAVILALGGIAWMIAVIQSFRQNVKAPDNPWGGYTLEWATSSPPPSYNFAVQFPTVFKSERPLYDWEKEGLKPTPVDPATIHLPAPTIWPFMTAVGLLISGIGVSLAPDLGNAPVGGVPGWGGWLAVGLVVFFYSLFRWALRKEYDHPVVHHTVTGKSNAWVGMAWFIVSEIALFGILIAGYLYLRLTGAALPPEEHRPALWLALLNTFFLVASSFTVHYAHHDLRTNKFSPFKLGMLISILLGVVFFLFQIWEFAIASSHYVEALNAAGQSEAAQKAALWFTAFFLIVGLHGAHVVIGGTGLTLAYAQGLAGKINNHEQGTLEGSSMYWHLVDAVWLFIVTIFYIW
- a CDS encoding DUF3108 domain-containing protein produces the protein MDWAIPQSLRYSLRYAGHSAGEQRLTVEPRRDGLRLTLEANVELPPPKTRQRWESEVDREGLPRRYRERVEGNGARVMEVDFSREDGLVTVSQGRDDFAIPYLADMYDPLSLILAVGRLNLEVGGVEKFALVGGRAYVERLPDQALEVDTGGEKTLRNMRVYRLRPGLSLLYFDEDGYPVRLTQKVGEHVFEAELVQVERLEAGQRLQPLERRSEPGSRANAQRNAGRPRVAAPEPGKPRVVAGEPPKEREGESSNRRRRRRRRYN
- a CDS encoding aromatic ring-hydroxylating dioxygenase subunit alpha — encoded protein: MKKLEVHPDIAQAATLPSSFYKDPAIYEETKEKVFARSWQWVGDTDDLKAPGTVKPFILLEGCLDEPLVLTRDFDDQLHLLSNVCTHRGMLVAETGDNARYLRCRYHGRRFGLDGCFQAMPEFEGVQGFPSPQDDLPRVAFETWGQEKFLLASLNPAVSLQEVLRPIQERVGWMPFRQFYFEPARARDYLVRANWALYCDNYLEGFHIPFIHASLNTAIDYGSYTTEVYDWCNLQLGIAAPGEPGFDLPKDSPDYGKRIAAYYYWVFPNLMLNFYPWGLSVNVVRPLGPELTKVSFLPYIWDAGKLEAGAGAALDRVEREDEVVVEAVQKGVKSRFYDRGRFSVAREQGVHHFHRLLAEALG